The genomic interval GCGTTGTACAAACTGTTGCCCAGCAAGGTATTCTTTTTATCGCGGTTGAGTTTAATGAGTTCATCCCGGTAGGTTTTCAGTTTTTGCTGAGCTTCCTGGGTAGCAGCAGCCGGTTCGGCAGCAAAACTTCGAACTAATTTTTCGATCTGATACTCCAGGTAATCCCGTTTGGATAAAGACTCAAACAAAGGCCGGTGAGTATGGCCAATGAGGGCAGCTATTTTACGCTCGCTGGCATACTCGTATACTCTTTTTTCAATTTTGTATTGCTTGCGGCTATTGTAGGCAACCGAATAATTCTGGATTCCCAGCGGATTGGCTACATAGCGGAGAAAAAATCCGATGAGGGCATTGTGTTTGGTATAATACAAAGAAGCCTGGTGTCCGTGAAATAGAAATAACTGGTGATCTTTATAGGTAAGCACCAATGATTCCAAAAGTGAATAAGGAGAGGATTTATTGATCTTTAATATCAGATCCGCATCATGGTTACCAATGAGTTTGTAGAGCTTTTTCTGTCTGGCAAATGCATCAAACAATGTGTATACGCCTTTCCAGCGTTTAGCAATAGCATCATAAGAAAACCGCTGGAGTTCTTCAATATCACCGTTCAGAATCAGAGAATATTGATTTTGCAGGTATTGTTTCTCCAGCACATACGAGAACAGCTCAGAATTATGTAAAAAATCATCCCGGCTTCCACCATCGCCCATATGCAGGTCACTAAAAATAACTATTTTATCGATGGAGGAAAGTGGCTTTACCGGTGATTTTTTAAAAAGGGAATCCAGGTTATTGGCAATGATTTCTTTTTCTAACATAGGTGGAAACCTGGATTATGCAGATGAATGGATATAATGGAGTATTATTTCTAAGCCTGATCTTTCTGGAAAGGAAACAACTAAATTCCAAAAAACAAAGTCTGGCTAAGCTAATTTACTATAACTATGAGATAGCGTACATTGTAGTCCACATTCCACCTAATCTCTTTGGTCTAAATTTTCATAATATATTTTATTTTGAAAATTACCTACATTTAATTCCTTTTTAGCAAGTTCAAGTTGTTGTGGAGTAAAAAATAGTGTGGGAAAAAGCGAGTTTGCTTTTACATCAATCAAATAATAAAAGGTTATCTCATTCTTATTTTTAGTAAGATAGCTGTCAATTAATTCCTTCGGTTGATTCTTTAATAGAGATTTAAGGACATATGAATTAGGATGTTGTTTAGCAACGATAAAATTATTATTCCATTCAACCTCAAAAACAGTGTTAGATACAACTACACTCCCTCCTGAATAATCTTCTTTTTCATTATGAATGATACACATATCAGTAGGTATATCTAATGCTATAATGGAATAAGGTCCTATTATCTTTTCGTTCTTATAACTACCAAAACAAC from Rhodocytophaga rosea carries:
- a CDS encoding metallophosphoesterase — encoded protein: MLEKEIIANNLDSLFKKSPVKPLSSIDKIVIFSDLHMGDGGSRDDFLHNSELFSYVLEKQYLQNQYSLILNGDIEELQRFSYDAIAKRWKGVYTLFDAFARQKKLYKLIGNHDADLILKINKSSPYSLLESLVLTYKDHQLFLFHGHQASLYYTKHNALIGFFLRYVANPLGIQNYSVAYNSRKQYKIEKRVYEYASERKIAALIGHTHRPLFESLSKRDYLEYQIEKLVRSFAAEPAAATQEAQQKLKTYRDELIKLNRDKKNTLLGNSLYNADILVPCLFNSGCVIGSRGITCLEIANEEIALVHYFDGRIKPADSPTGDKPAQSLEGSPYYRVEINKEHLDYIFARITFLT
- a CDS encoding DUF3997 domain-containing protein, translating into MNHFYKVLSLFLLILLTSCFGSYKNEKIIGPYSIIALDIPTDMCIIHNEKEDYSGGSVVVSNTVFEVEWNNNFIVAKQHPNSYVLKSLLKNQPKELIDSYLTKNKNEITFYYLIDVKANSLFPTLFFTPQQLELAKKELNVGNFQNKIYYENLDQRD